One Triticum dicoccoides isolate Atlit2015 ecotype Zavitan chromosome 4B, WEW_v2.0, whole genome shotgun sequence genomic window carries:
- the LOC119295671 gene encoding probable leucine-rich repeat receptor-like protein kinase IMK3: MPPPPPLARAARRGLLLLLVLHCCWGTLLSAASAAHVHAAGDGVIISQADYQGLQAIKHDLADPYGFLRSWNDTGIGACSGHWTGIKCVNGSVVAITLPWRGLGGRLSDRIGQLTGLRRLSIHDNAIAGAIPAALGFLPDLRGLYLFNNRFSGAVPPEIGRCVALQSLDASNNRLTGVLPASLANSTKLIRLNLSRNSISGEIPAEVAASQSLLFLDLSYNKLSGRIPDAFAGGSKAPSSASSDERKLEAITGTYQLVFLSLAHNTLDGPVPESLAGLTKLQDLNLSGNSLNGSIPDNLGSLHDLKALDLSGNALAGEIPESLANLTTTLQSFNVSYNNLSGAVPASLLQKFGPPSFAGNILLCGYSASSAPCPVSPSPAPASPGQEPTGPRGGRTKKELILIIGGIVLGILILLSLCCLLLCCLIRKKRSSGSTGARSGKQTSSKEAGAGAAAAAAGRGEKPGTSEAESGGDVGGKLVHFDGPLAFTADDLLCATAEIMGKSTYGTVYKATLEDGSLVAVKRLREKITKGHKEFEAEAAALGKIRHPNLLPLRAYYLGPKGEKLLVFDYMPNGSLSAFLHARAPNTPVEWATRMTIAKGTARGLAYLHDDATIVHGNLTASNVLLDDGSSPKIADIGLSRLMTAAANSNVLAAAGALGYRAPELSKLKKANAKTDIYSLGVIILELLTGRSPADTTNGMDLPQWVSSIVKEEWTSEVFDVELMRDATTGPDGDELMDTLKLALQCVDPSPSARPEAREVLRQLEQIRPGQEGLGDEAHVASASNE; this comes from the exons atgccgccgccgccgccgctggcccgGGCTGCTCGGCGCGGgctactcctcctcctcgtcctgcaTTGCTGCTGGGGCACCCTCCTATCGGCGGCCAGCGCCGCCCACGTCCACGCGGCGGGCGACGGCGTCATCATCAGCCAGGCCGACTACCAGGGCCTGCAGGCCATCAAGCACGACCTCGCCGACCCCTACGGCTTCCTCCGCTCCTGGAACGACACCGGCATCGGCGCCTGCTCCGGCCACTGGACCGGCATCAAGTGCGTCAACGGCAGCGTCGTCGCCATCACGCTCCCCTGGCGCGGCCTCGGCGGCCGCCTCTCCGACCGCATCGGCCAGCTCACGGGGCTCCGCCGCCTCAGCATCCACGACAACGCCATCGCCGGCGCCATCCCCGCCGCCCTCGGCTTCCTCCCCGACCTCCGCGGCCTCTACCTGTTCAACAACCGCTTCTCCGGCGCCGTCCCGCCGGAGATCGGCCGCTGCGTCGCGCTGCAGTCCCTGGACGCCAGCAACAACCGCCTCACCGGCGTCCTCCCGGCATCGCTCGCCAACTCCACCAAGCTCATCCGCCTCAACCTCAGCCGCAActccatctccggcgagatcccggcCGAGGTCGCGGCCTCACAGTCCCTCCTCTTCCTCGACCTGTCCTACAACAAGCTCTCCGGCCGCATCCCGGATGCCTTCGCGGGCGGCTCCAAGGCGCCGTCGTCGGCCTCCTCCGACGAGCGGAAATTAGAAGCCATCACCGGGACCTACCAGCTCGTCTTTCTCAGCCTCGCGCACAACACGCTCGACGGGCCAGTGCCGGAGTCGCTCGCGGGGCTCACCAAGCTGCAGGACCTCAACCTCTCCGGCAACAGCCTCAACGGCTCCATTCCCGACAACCTCGGCTCGCTTCACGACCTCAAGGCGCTCGACCTCTCCGGAAACGCGCTCGCTGGAGAGATCCCGGAGAGCCTGGCCAACCTCACCACCACCCTCCAGTCCTTCAACGTCTCCTACAACAACCTCTCCGGCGCCGTGCCGGCCTCGCTCCTACAGAagtttgggcccccatccttcgcAGGAAACATCCTGCTCTGCGGCTACTCTGCTTCTTCGGCGCCCTGCCCGGTATCGCCGTCCCCCGCGCCGGCATCACCAGGACAAGAGCCCACCGGACCCCGCGGCGGCCGTACAAAGAAGGAGCTCATACTGATCATAGGGGGGATCGTGCTCGGCATCCTCATCTTGCTGTCCCTCTGCTGTCTTCTGCTCTGTTGTTTAATAAGGAAGAAGAGGTCGAGCGGCAGCACTGGAGCACGGAGCGGGAAGCAGACGTCGAGCAAGGAAGCCGGTGCCGGTGCCGCCGCAGCGGCGGCCGGCAGAGGCGAGAAGCCGGGAACGTCGGAGGCAGAATCCGGCGGCGACGTGGGCGGCAAGCTGGTGCATTTCGACGGGCCGCTGGCGTTCACCGCCGACGATCTGCTGTGCGCGACGGCGGAGATTATGGGGAAGAGCACGTACGGGACGGTGTACAAGGCGACGCTGGAGGACGGCAGCCTGGTAGCCGTGAAGCGGCTGAGGGAGAAGATCACCAAGGGCCACAAGGAgttcgaggccgaggcggcggcgctcggcaagATCCGGCATCCCAACCTGCTGCCTCTCAGGGCATACTACCTCGGCCCCAAGGGGGAGAAGCTTCTCGTCTTCGACTACATGCCCAATGGCAGCCTCTCCGCCTTCTTGCACG CTCGCGCGCCGAACACGCCGGTGGAGTGGGCTACGCGGATGACGATCGCCAAGGGCACGGCACGCGGCCTGGCCTACCTCCACGACGACGCGACCATCGTCCACGGCAACCTCACCGCCAGCAATGTCCTTCTCGACGACGGGTCCAGCCCCAAGATCGCCGACATCGGGCTGTCCCGCCTCATGACGGCCGCCGCCAACTCCAATGTACTCGCCGCCGCGGGCGCCCTGGGCTACCGCGCGCCGGAGCTGTCCAAGCTCAAGAAGGCGAACGCCAAGACCGACATCTACAGCCTCGGCGTCatcatcctcgagctcctcaccgGCAGGTCGCCCGCCGACACGACCAACGGCATGGACCTGCCGCAGTGGGTGAGCTCCATTGTGAAGGAAGAATGGACGAGCGAGGTGTTCGACGTCGAGCTGATGCGGGACGCGACCACCGGGCCGGACGGGGACGAGCTCATGGACACGCTCAAGCTAGCGCTGCAGTGCGTCGACCCGTCGCCGTCGGCCCGGCCCGAGGCACGGGAGGTGCTGCGGCAGCTCGAGCAGATCCGGCCTGGACAGGAGGGACTCGGCGACGAAGCTCACGTGGCTTCTGCGAGCAATGAGTAG